The genomic stretch TAAGTTTGCCCCGCTGGGATTTAGGGATGAGAAGAATGAGATTGTTGGATTCGATATAGATTATGCGAGAGCAGCAGTCGAAAAAATGGGTAAAGAAGTAGAGTTCCAACCCATCGACTGGTCTTCCAAAGAATCAGAGCTGAACAGCGGACGTATTGATCTGATCTGGAACGGCTATACGATTACAGAGGATCGCAAAGATAAAGTACTGTTTACGAAGCCTTATCTTAAAAATAGTCAGGTTGTCGTAACGCTGGCTGACTCACAACTTACAACACTTGCTGATCTTGCCGGGAAAAAAGTAGGGCTGCAAAATCTTTCTTCTGCATCCGATGCACTGAGTGAGAATCCAATCAAAGATCAGATCAAGAGTATATCCGAATTCCCCGATAATGTACTTGCTCTAAGTGATCTGAAGAGCGGTCGCCTCGATGCGGTTGTCATTGATGAAGTGGTAGCTGACTATTATATGTCTCTTGAAGAAGGAACGTATAAAATCTTGGATGAAACGTTGTCTCCAGAGGAATACGGAATCGGTGTGAAGAAGGGGAATGAAGAACTGCTGACAAGTCTGCAAACCGCAATAGACGAATTGATTGAAGAAGGAACAGCTACTACGATTTCGGAAAAATGGTTTGGAGAAGATAAGGTGCTTCGCTAAGCCTAGCTGACTCATATATAACACTGAATACAATCATATTAGAACTGATGTAAGAAATTCATTTAATAGGATTGAAAACCGGGAGTTTCTTATCCGGTTTTCTTTTTACTTAGGAGCCTGAGAAATATGACACTAGATTATCTTTGGAGTATTACACTTCCGATGCTCGAAGGTGCACGGACAACACTTTTACTATTTTTCGCAGCAATTATCTTGTCTATTCCGCTTGGATTTTTATTTACCCTGATGGCAAACAGTAAGTTTAAGCCGTTGTCTGCTTTTGCACATACGTACATTTATGTGATGCGAGGCACACCGCTGCTATTGCAATTATTGTTCTTCTGTTATGGACTACCTATGCTGCCTGTTATAGGGGAGCATCTCGTGATGGATCGTGCAGTTGCAGCAGGACTAGCGTTTATACTTAACTATGCTGCTTATTTTGCGGAAATTTTCAGAGGCGGCTTGCTGTCAATCGACAAGGGACAATATGAAGCTTCGCAGGTCCTTGGACTGAATAAATTTCAGACGTTAACCAAAGTTATCTTACCGCAGATGATTCGAGTTGTTCTTCCATCTACAGCAAATGAATCAATCACACTCGTGAAAGATACAGCATTATTGTACGCCGTAGCTGTACCGGAAGTACTTCATTTTGCACAAACGGCAGTGAACAGAGACGCAACGATCGTACCTTTTGCCATTGCCGCCATTATCTATTTATTAATGACACTTGTGCTGACGCTGATCTTCAAGGCGCTGGAGAGAAAGTACAAATTTGAATAAACAACAAAGGGATGTCTTGTAATGACAAATATGATAGAAGTGACAAATCTACAAAAATCGTTTGGTGATTTGCATGTGTTAAAGAAGATAGATTTTAATGTGAAGCCGGGAGAAGTAGTGGCTGTAATAGGCCCTTCGGGTTCTGGAAAAAGTACAATGCTTCGCAGCTTAGTGAATCTGGAACAGGTTAATGGAGGAAGCATTCGCATCGGTGGCGAAGCCATTGTATCGGATGGAAAGTATGTGAGTACGGCGGAAATCAAACGGATTACGGCTCGCATGGGCATGGTATTTCAGCACTTTAACCTGTTCCCACACTTAACAGTCAATGAGAATTTGGAGCTTGCTCCGAAAGTGGTGAAAAAAGAAAGCAAAGCAGCATTAAAGCCGCGGATGGCTGATCTGCTTGCGAAAGTGGGTCTTTCGGATAAAGGGGATGCGTATCCTGCTAATCTATCAGGCGGGCAAAAACAGCGTGTTGCCATTGCCAGAGCGCTGATGATGAACCCGGAAATCCTGCTTTTTGATGAACCTACTTCGGCGCTCGATCCTGAGCTGACAGGAGAAGTACTTCGCGTTATTCGTAAACTTGCTGATGAGAACATGACGATGATCATTGTTACGCACGAAATGAACTTTGCCCGTGACGTAGCGGACCGCGTAATCTTTATGGATCAAGGTGAGATTGCAGAAGAAGGAACTCCAGAACAAATCTTCGGCAATCCGAAGCTGGAGCGTACAAAAGCATTTCTTACTCGAAGCGAGTAGGGTAAAACGATGTAAAAATGAATAGGGATAAGGATCCCCTTTACCGAAAACAGCGTTAGGTACCTGTTTTTGGTGAAGGGGATTTTTTTGTAATTTAGTGATAATGATTAGCTTATCCTCCTTGGCAGTGTCTGCCTCTAGGTAGCTCCTATTGCATGTTTGTCATATAGCTGATGTTTGCGAAAAAGCAACATTTGAGATATTGATTGGTAGAAAATCTAACATGTTATATTTTATTTTGCAAAAGATATTGAATTTAACAGAAAAATTACATACAATTATTTCCATAATAAAAGTCCGAAATCATATACCGACACTTTCTTCTTATCATTTCACTCTATAATCACTTTTTTAAAAGAAGCAGACTCGATTAATGATATAAAATATGACATGGGGAGTGGGGTCTGTTGGATAATCAACTTATGAGCATTGGTATGGTGAAGGAGTTAACCGGACTATCGGAGAGACAAATTAGATACTATGAAGAAAGGCAGCTTGTATTTCCGGCTAGAACGAAGGGAGGAAGCCGTAGATATTCTTATGAAGATGTACGTAAGATTAGAGAGATTAATCAGAAATTAAAGGAGGGATTTAATACGTTTGAACTGAAAGAGAAGAGAGGAAAGAAGAACCTAATGTAGAGAATACTTGATGCCGCTCTTCGAGCAGGTTACTTGGGATGCAAAAAACAGTGTGTTTTACGTTTATTTGCCATAATTCTGCAGTAAAATTCGGAATAGTAGTATATAATACAGATTATGTTTGTCCAATAATTGGAAATGATAATCCAAAGTACATGCATGAGGGAGTGCGGCTGGTTGTTAATACGTCGAATTAAACTAATCTTTTTTCCTTTAGGCTGTTTCTTTATCATCATCTCTTCTTGTATGCTAAGTACATCTCATAATGAACCGTTTATGTTTTTGTTTGCGGCTTTGTTTTTGAGCAGTGTTTTACTCGATGCCAAATTTCCAGTACTTAAAAAGTTTCAATGGCTGATGTTAGGGTTATTCCACTATTCTTCACAGCTGAATTGGTGCGTCATACTGTATTATATCTTGATGCTCAGCGTTTTTGACGAGAAAAAAAGTTATCGCAAAACGTTACCTATCTCTATTATGCTTATTATAGAGTACACGATCGTTCGCCTGACCTATGTCCCCATTGGTACTTACACCCTTTTTGTAACTATATTTGATCTCATCTCTGCTGTCGTTGTTGTCATTGTGTTTCATCATGTTCTGCGCGGGGAAGCAGAGAAACAAAAGCTTCTTGAGGAAAACAGCTATCTTGCCGCACATGATCCTTTGACAGGACTGCTTAATTATTTTGGTTATATGAATCAGATACAGGAACTTGTTAAAGAGAAACACTCCTTTTACCTGACGCTGCTTGATCTTCAGAACTTTAAATCTTTTAATCATGATGGGCTCGAAAGTGGAAATGAAGCCTTATCTACCGTTGGACAAGCACTCAAGTCTATATTCCCTAATGCATTCGGAATTTCGAGATATGCCGGCGATCGGTATGCGATTCTCATCCCCTCAGAATGTTACACTCCCTCGCATATTGCACAGCTGCTGGAACCCGATGAACTCGGTTATCAGGTGTCTTTCAGTATTACACATTATCCTGAAGAGACGGATGATCTCAATCAATTAATTCAAAGGGCAGAGGACAAGCTCTTTCGTATTCGCAGAGAACAATGGCTTCAGCGCGAAGAAGATTTATTTCGTTCAGAGAAAATGAAGGTAGTAGGTGAACTTGCTGCCGGAATGGCTCATGAAGTTCGTAATCCGCTAACCGCGATTCGAGGATTTGTTCAACTTTCTAAAGTACAATCCTATAACATTCAGCCTTGGTATGATGTCATCATGAGTGAGATCACGAGGGTTACCGAACTCACAGCAGAATTTTTACAATTCTCGAAACCGCATGCAAGTAACATGAGGGCGGAATCTTTAAAAGTATGTGTGGAGCGTGTCGTCTCCTTATCAGAATCGGATGCT from Paenibacillus polygoni encodes the following:
- a CDS encoding amino acid ABC transporter substrate-binding protein, translating into MKKSLWITLSLSLMVVILAACGSDTSGSGADKIVIGIDDKFAPLGFRDEKNEIVGFDIDYARAAVEKMGKEVEFQPIDWSSKESELNSGRIDLIWNGYTITEDRKDKVLFTKPYLKNSQVVVTLADSQLTTLADLAGKKVGLQNLSSASDALSENPIKDQIKSISEFPDNVLALSDLKSGRLDAVVIDEVVADYYMSLEEGTYKILDETLSPEEYGIGVKKGNEELLTSLQTAIDELIEEGTATTISEKWFGEDKVLR
- a CDS encoding amino acid ABC transporter permease, with amino-acid sequence MTLDYLWSITLPMLEGARTTLLLFFAAIILSIPLGFLFTLMANSKFKPLSAFAHTYIYVMRGTPLLLQLLFFCYGLPMLPVIGEHLVMDRAVAAGLAFILNYAAYFAEIFRGGLLSIDKGQYEASQVLGLNKFQTLTKVILPQMIRVVLPSTANESITLVKDTALLYAVAVPEVLHFAQTAVNRDATIVPFAIAAIIYLLMTLVLTLIFKALERKYKFE
- a CDS encoding amino acid ABC transporter ATP-binding protein; the encoded protein is MTNMIEVTNLQKSFGDLHVLKKIDFNVKPGEVVAVIGPSGSGKSTMLRSLVNLEQVNGGSIRIGGEAIVSDGKYVSTAEIKRITARMGMVFQHFNLFPHLTVNENLELAPKVVKKESKAALKPRMADLLAKVGLSDKGDAYPANLSGGQKQRVAIARALMMNPEILLFDEPTSALDPELTGEVLRVIRKLADENMTMIIVTHEMNFARDVADRVIFMDQGEIAEEGTPEQIFGNPKLERTKAFLTRSE
- a CDS encoding MerR family transcriptional regulator; this encodes MDNQLMSIGMVKELTGLSERQIRYYEERQLVFPARTKGGSRRYSYEDVRKIREINQKLKEGFNTFELKEKRGKKNLM
- a CDS encoding ATP-binding protein — its product is MLIRRIKLIFFPLGCFFIIISSCMLSTSHNEPFMFLFAALFLSSVLLDAKFPVLKKFQWLMLGLFHYSSQLNWCVILYYILMLSVFDEKKSYRKTLPISIMLIIEYTIVRLTYVPIGTYTLFVTIFDLISAVVVVIVFHHVLRGEAEKQKLLEENSYLAAHDPLTGLLNYFGYMNQIQELVKEKHSFYLTLLDLQNFKSFNHDGLESGNEALSTVGQALKSIFPNAFGISRYAGDRYAILIPSECYTPSHIAQLLEPDELGYQVSFSITHYPEETDDLNQLIQRAEDKLFRIRREQWLQREEDLFRSEKMKVVGELAAGMAHEVRNPLTAIRGFVQLSKVQSYNIQPWYDVIMSEITRVTELTAEFLQFSKPHASNMRAESLKVCVERVVSLSESDAISRGHELLLNIQDDSLYIYMDRDKIVQVLLNLVKNALEAMDTPGQVNLEVSRLEQNAIIRIQDTGSGIPPEMLQQIFNPFYTTKDEGTGLGLSLCQKIAQDHEGSITVHSVLGSGSTFTLILPLYEPADGTFSI